Genomic DNA from Prunus persica cultivar Lovell chromosome G1, Prunus_persica_NCBIv2, whole genome shotgun sequence:
cttttattaaaaacaatcattcaaagaaacaaaataaaaacgttttttcttttcttttcttttctcttcctaGCGTTATCTTCTTCACCCCCAATTGGTATAAACCCACCCTACTCCCCCTTTGTTCGTCTCTGACAGTAAACAATCATAATTCAGACACCATTTGGTCcaattctctttcttttatcGTTCCCCTGAACCCTAACTCCGAACTCTAAGGTTTCCCCTCACGGATCTCGTTCCAATTGATTCCACTTTCACTCTTTGCAGCCATTTGAAATGGGAAATTTCAGTCCATTAGGGTTTGATCATTAGTGTGTGTGTCTGTTTATCCttgtggtggaggtggtggaggtggtggttatGGCTGCTTTGCAGAGAGTGGCGCAGTCAAGCGTGAGCACTACTGCGAGTAGCTACGGTTCGTGTAAAGGTGGTGCTACTTCGTCCTTTTCTGCAGCCAACGAAATGGCGGTCTCCGATCGGTTTCCGGCGGGCTTAAGGGTTCTGGTGGTCGACGATGACACCACTTGCTTGAGGATTCTTGAGGTGTTGCTTGGCCGGTGTGCCTACCAAGGTATGTCGttgatctttttctttctcaatgaTGGGTTATACTTTCGTTGCCTGATGGGTTTCCTTCCAAGTGTGGTTAGGTGCTATGAGTTGATTTTCTTATGATTGTGAATGGGTGGTGGTGCTACTGATTGTTGCTTGTTTACTTTGCAGTTTGGTCATTTTCCATGAGTTATTTTTGTAATATTAGTTTGTAGTTTGTGAAAAAAACTGCATGGCGTTTTTGTTAAACCTAGTATTTTTCTGGTCTGGTTCAGAGagtagaaaaaacaaaattttcctgatatataatatatttcttATCTCATATATTAATGTTGCTTGCAGTTACCGCTTGCTCCCAGGCTACTGTTGCTTTGAATCTTCTACGAGAGAGGAAAGGCTGTTTTGATGTGGTACTGAGTGATGTTCATATGCCTGATATGGATGGATTTAAACTCCTGGAACATGTTGGGCTGGAAATGGACCTTCCTGTTATCAGTGAGTATAGGAATTATATATTAAGAAATTTGATCATCGAATTATGCTTATTTGTATTAACCTGACGCTGTATTAACAGTGATGTCTGCTGATGGGAGAACAAGTGCTGTTATGCAAGGAATTAAACATGGGGCCTGCGATTATTTAATTAAGCCTATACATGAGGCAGAACTCAAGAATATTTGGCAGCATGTTGTTAGGAAAAAATGGAACGGAAATAAAGAACTTGATCATTCTGGGAGTTTGGAAGATAATGATCGGAATAAACGAGGAAACAGTGATGTTGAATACACATCTTCTGTTAATGAAGGAACAGAAGTAATATTGAAAGGTCCGAAGAAGAGGAGCAATgctaaagaagatgatgatggtgatatGGAAAGCGATGATCCGTCTACCTCGAAGAAACCTCGTGTAGTGTGGTCAGTTGAACTCCATCAGCAGTTTGTCAGTGCTGTGAACCAACTTGGGCTTGATAGTATGATCTTTAACTTTTTCCCttgtattttggttttattacaatcacacacacacacacacacatatatatatatataggatgAGGTGCTATAGTTCAGTAAATGTTATTCTTTATAGCATATGATGTGTTATGGCGTGAATGTTGTGTCACCTAAAACATCTTATATGTGGACCATTTGGGATTTCTTTGGTTTGTGCATGTTTGAAAATAAGTAAGTTCACCAACTTAATATCTGAGGAATCTGGGAAGTAGGGCCGGCCAGTGGAGACAGATGATTTTCAAGTACAAGTTACATATAACTAACCATAAGTCATTTGACTCCAAAGTGATAATTCTTGGTGTAATTTGGATTTCAGTGAAATTTTACCTCCACCCTGCAAGCGAATGAACGAGATTTATTTacatgatatttttcttttaaatgaagagaaaaatttATGTGTAGCCTTATAGTGTTATCTCAGAAATCATAATGTGAATGCTCAATCCTTCTTTCCATTACCACtgatcataattttttttttcctatgtcAGAGGCTGTACCAAAGAGAATTcttgaattgatgaatgtaCCTGGTTTAAGTAGAGAAAACGTTGCAAGTCACCTACAGGTCTTGTTCTTCCCCTCGTATTAATCTCATAGCTTTGattgttttggtgtttttttcaTTGTCATTGAAAGACACATAAAAGAATTGGAGGAATTAGATTTATGCAATTATTAATATCATAACTGAAAGAAACTGAATACGATTATGCATTACACGTATTTCAAAATCATCAGTTTATCTATTTTAGAAACCCAGCGTGAATTATGAGAACAACAATGCTAGTTATTTGATTTATTCTCCACACGCACATGAGAACATCCAATCCATTGAATACTATCACATTCCATAGAGAAAGAAGTAGTAAGTTCACCCTAATCCAAATAAGAATCTTTATTTCTTATTCTCTGACTATCAGTAATTTTGCATACAAGAATCTGACTCTGACTCTGATTCTAAGATGTGGACTCATATTTCAGAGTTTTATTCTAGCTTTTCTGTTTCATATCTCCATTGTGGGATGATCATCTCtttctgaaaagaaaaaaaaaaaaaaccatgtgaaattttattttattttgcatttaCCTTTAGACTTGTTCTTTTGTACACACAAAATTTACTCTAATGCTTTATTGGTTTTCCTACCAAAATTTAAACGAATAAGTGAATATGCAGAAATTCAGATTATATTTGAAGAGATTAGCGCAACAACAAAGTGGGATTTCAAATGGTTTTTGTGGGCCCGTAGAATCAAATGGGAAACTGGGTTCGCTTGGTAGATTTGACATCCAAGCTTTGGCTGCCTCTGGCCAAATTCCTCCGCAAACACTAGCCGTCCTGCAAGCTGAGCTTTTAGGTCAACCTGCAGGGAACCTTGTGCCAGCAATGGATCAGCCTGCTATTCTACATGCATCTCTACAGGGACCCAAGCGTGCTCCTGTTGAACATGGTGTGCCATTTGTGCAGCCTTTAATAAAATGCCAATCGAATGTTTCCAAACATTTTCCACAATCCATCATACCTGCTGAGGATGTATCTTCAGGGTTTGGATCTTGGCGGTCTAATAGTCTTAGTACCGTGGCACCGAGTAACAATCTCGGAGGGTTGGCTACTCACAATGGTAGCATGCTGATGGACATTATGCAGCAGGAACAAAGACAACATAAGAAAACGCAACAGCAATCTGTGCTAACTGAATCTAGCCGTTTGATTAATGTGCAGCCGTCTTGCCTTGTGGTCCCCGCTCAGTCATCAACTAGTTTCCAGGCTGGAAATAGTCCTGCTTCTGTCAATCAGAGTTGCAGTTTTAACAGGTCTACTGTTATTGATTACAGTATTCTCTCGGCTCAATCTAATAATTCCTCATTGAATATTGGACATATACCAACTGGAAATCTTAAAACTCCCAGCATTCTTGATGGGTACTCAGCCCCTGGTTCTGTTCCTTCCACATCTTGCTCAGTTAATGCTGGCAATAACACCAGCCACCAGAACTCAGCTGTGCCATTTTGTGATTCTAGACAATTGCCTGGGGTTTTGCATGACATGTCAAACATCCAGGGTTTATATGTTGATAAATCAGGGGAAATGCTCGACCAGGGACCCCTTAGGAATCTTGGATTTGTTGGTAAAGAGACTGGCATTCCAAGTCAATTTGCAGTGGATGATTTTGAATCACAAGTGAGTAACTTGAACCGTGGAAAGATCTATGTGGAGAACAATGGTAACCCAGTCAAGGAGGAGCCAAGTATGAATCTTGTGGATAATGCCAAAGTAGGCATCCCAATATTACAAGAATTTTCTTGTAGTGATTTCATGAGTGTTTTCACTGAATAGGTAACTTCTATCTTGGTAttattctattttcttttctgctcTGTCTTAGCACGTGCGTAAGAGTGTGTGCGTGTGTTTCTAGCTACCAACAGTTCTTTTCTCGGTGATTCTATTGAATGAGAATGCACACATGGACTGAATTGCGTCAAAAAGATTTGTGCTTTTGCTTGTTGATATTGTTAGCAATGCTAACAGATTTTGTTGGTTCATTATCTaattctcatttttatttgtgCAGGCTTTTGTTGTGTGGTTAGCGGAAGTCTCTTGATTCCATGGCGCGTACAGATTATTTCATGTCATCAAATGTTCAGTAGAGATGGCAGTTGAAGTTGTGTATTATATCTATGATAGATCTAATTTCTGTGCCTGCACCAGAGTTGGGTGTAGAGCGGCCGTCCGTACCTGAGACTCAAAAACTGAGGACAAATCTCATTTGTGGGGGGTGGAGGTTCACTTTCATGGTAGGGTAGTATTATTGGTCTTTAGGGGAATAAATTGTGTCAGTGTCCAATATGATGATGGTATCTTGCCAACATAATTGTGTAGTTATTTGGATGTAGTGATGTTGGATTTGACGCGTTAGTTTATCACCCTTTAAATCTTGAAGTTGTAGCATATAAACATGAGTAATGCTATAATcatagtttttagttttcaccttttgttttagttttcactttttgtactagagtatagaggaaaaacagagagaatggTATCGAGAATGAGAGTGAAGATGGGATTGAGAGAGAAGATAAGAGGGGAAGATGTGAGGGAGTGGTCTGTTGGGTTGGTATAGGAGTTTGAAAGGAAAAACTACCGATTATCGTTGGTTACCAAACCCACACCAAATCCCTGCAATAATGGAGGATTGGGATGGGTAAATTTAATGGAGGAAGAAGTTAGTGCTGGAGAGGAAGTCCAGAGATGATGCTaggtatttttatataattttttaagacttttttatttaataattattaaaaagggaaataaataaaaataaaatttgcatGACAATATTCATTCCTTGACATGACATAATATAACTATATAACATGTCACATAAGGTAGTAAGCGGCCTATCTTGTTTTTTAAGTAGCAttattgtatttatatattggtATTGGCTAATCAAGAAGTTGTAATGTAATTTGGTTAAATTTCACCAAATTTGAGGTCCGAGTTTGTTGGGCAATGGCCCCTTATTAGTACTTGTGCAGTAATTCAACAAAAGGAGAAATAAGCTACTGTTTCTGATAATCTGAAACTGGATATTCCATTCGAATCATGTGGCATGTATATATGATACTTCCAATTACATATTACAAAAATGGAAGTTTAGAATATCGTgtgtatttaaaagaaaaggaagtttGGTGGTCAATTTATGATGTCACtgtctctatatatatatatatttcctttctatacaaaaaattacaataattCAAATTGTCTATTTTTAGATATTAACTCAAAGATAAtctctgcaaaaaaaaaaatgcacttGAATATGAAACCATTTAATTACTCAATTAGATGGTTGTTATTATAGTCTTTTCTTTAAGCACCATGTTCGTATATTTTGTTGGTCCATATTAGATgtcttaatgattttcaatttgcatgATTTTTAACAAGAAttatctatgaatgaagatttaaaaaataaataatttaaattgtttaaaaaaattcgtaaagaaccctaaaataaaaaaatttgaagaaccgcacaataggaaataatatatatccGTATGCATTATTGCTAGTTAATGAGTATTTAACTAGTACCTTGCTCTTGGTGTCTAATACCGGCAAGACACCTAAACAAGGGCCATTCTTCATTCATAATACAATGCAGGCTGTGTGCAGCGTgttgcttgattttttttattatgttgtATGTGCAAAGCATGAGGATTTAGATTCGTTAATGAATATAATTATGGCATGTTTAGTAATTCGTAAGCAAATTaggagaaattgaattgataAGGAGTTCTGAAGAATTAGATTCTCGATTTCTATTGAAATTGTTTACTAAATCATAtgaattgaggaggagttggattgaggagaTTTTAATTCTGAATTTCTATTGAACTTGTTTACTAAATCATAtgaattgaggaggagttTGATTAAAGAGAGTTAGATTCCtaattcctattgaagttgtttattaAACTATATAGAACTGGAATAGGAATGAtattaattactaaaatgttcttattcttgggttaaagtagattacaaattttaaaattttaaaactatgTGAGGTTATAGTTCTCcaggaattagaataccacatCTCACCCAATAattgaattcctccaaaattaggaattcaattcctaattttttgtagacaccacttactttttaattccttGATATGAAGTAAATGCAAGAATCTTCAATGGATAgaattcaattcttgattAATAAACACATCATTATATCCAAATCAATCATATTCTTATTGTTTAAAaatcattttgaatttattagATAGGTTAAAATATGAGATATATGAAAAGAATACAATGACTCGATTAACACTAGACAGTGATAGTCCAACTTTTGGCTGTGTaaattaccaaaaataaataattatatataaatataaataaaggcCTATTTGGAAGTATATGAGTCAAATTTGTGGTTCTTGGGCAAAATCTGTTgctgtgtatttatttttgacgTTCTCCCAATTTTCCATGAGAATCAAAAGATCAGAGATGCCTGTATTAGACGAGAGCCACTAACGACGAACCATTATTGTATTGTCCATGTCATAATTATTGCCGTTTCTTGCTTCTCCCTCACTAAATTACTAATACTATTCAGCCCCCCTGCTCCGCTTTGTCTTAGCTTCTAGAGGAGTACTCAGTAGAAAGTCTGTTTCGTCAACGCAAATCTCCAGCAGACTGATACACAAACACAAAGTTCCACCAGGCACCTCCTTcaaagcctctctctctcaaatcaaGTTTGAAGCTTTGATTGATCAAAGTTTTAACCTTTTGAACCTGAGTCAAAGACCCTTTTCAAATGCTCTTACTTGAGTGCAAatcattttttcttcctttttgaaTCTCAGAAACCAAAAAGATCTCTTACCCAGAAGTCCAAATGGAGAAAAACCAGGAAATTGCACTGACTGAGATGAGGAAATCAGTTCAAAAGCTCGGGACTTCCACAGAGGTAGGAATGTTTTGCCTTTCTCA
This window encodes:
- the LOC18792599 gene encoding two-component response regulator ORR21, with the translated sequence MAALQRVAQSSVSTTASSYGSCKGGATSSFSAANEMAVSDRFPAGLRVLVVDDDTTCLRILEVLLGRCAYQVTACSQATVALNLLRERKGCFDVVLSDVHMPDMDGFKLLEHVGLEMDLPVIMMSADGRTSAVMQGIKHGACDYLIKPIHEAELKNIWQHVVRKKWNGNKELDHSGSLEDNDRNKRGNSDVEYTSSVNEGTEVILKGPKKRSNAKEDDDGDMESDDPSTSKKPRVVWSVELHQQFVSAVNQLGLDKAVPKRILELMNVPGLSRENVASHLQKFRLYLKRLAQQQSGISNGFCGPVESNGKLGSLGRFDIQALAASGQIPPQTLAVLQAELLGQPAGNLVPAMDQPAILHASLQGPKRAPVEHGVPFVQPLIKCQSNVSKHFPQSIIPAEDVSSGFGSWRSNSLSTVAPSNNLGGLATHNGSMLMDIMQQEQRQHKKTQQQSVLTESSRLINVQPSCLVVPAQSSTSFQAGNSPASVNQSCSFNRSTVIDYSILSAQSNNSSLNIGHIPTGNLKTPSILDGYSAPGSVPSTSCSVNAGNNTSHQNSAVPFCDSRQLPGVLHDMSNIQGLYVDKSGEMLDQGPLRNLGFVGKETGIPSQFAVDDFESQVSNLNRGKIYVENNGNPVKEEPSMNLVDNAKVGIPILQEFSCSDFMSVFTE